One window of the Penaeus vannamei isolate JL-2024 chromosome 31, ASM4276789v1, whole genome shotgun sequence genome contains the following:
- the Cisd2 gene encoding CDGSH iron-sulfur domain-containing protein 2 homolog: MDFYKNLTVSDWASLIPFGIACAAVGFGVKTVVDKQIGGPCNPKIRKGESKVVDTVDIEELGNKAVFCRCWRSSKFPYCDGTHNQHNVACGDNVGPLIVKKKD; the protein is encoded by the exons ATGGACTTCTACAAAAATCTGACCG TTTCAGACTGggcctcccttattccctttggCATTGCATGTGCTGCGGTTGGGTTTGGTGTGAAGACGGTCGTGGACAAACAG ATTGGTGGACCTTGCAATCCCAAGATCAGGAAAGGAGAGTCCAAGGTTGTTGATACTGTGGACATTGAAGAGCTGGGCAATAAGGCTGTCTTCTGCCGTTGTTGGCGCAGTAGCAAG TTCCCATATTGTGACGGCACCCACAATCAACACAATGTTGCATGTGGTGACAATGTAGGACCCCTCATCGTTAAGAAGAAGGATTAA
- the LOC113808151 gene encoding uncharacterized protein, giving the protein MCDVSDDKRHKTYWEKYEEEMTLRKARIQHIIPEIFSPGYSFPRQDTDDDFTITVNDHVSFGDMKDAANSNPQNAMHTNPVKGFVCTVRKFHPGTYKVTVLKLFEYPDKNFGEGDPLVIFHHEKIDPKQIGLQVIRLCQDYCDYHQGMINYINRYDWCHWRNWGAWDDFNKVNERKLIIRGDPEPAPEDESKEGEKKDEGNPFFDEQLNTFKPERASTVFFTRSENAEQLEESLKLGQFRRSEIIPELFTIHNENGTISLAVDYGALSDAEYLYAKVFQDMASEDYFALVVNGSLGVLDSNGGLPPFKPESISEIYQQYGFTTVSENSLKFNMAEFMH; this is encoded by the coding sequence aTGTGTGATGTCAGTGATGACAAACGACACAAAACCTATTGGGAGAAGTATGAGGAGGAGATGACTCTCAGGAAGGCTCGCATACAGCACATCATTCCAGAGATCTTCTCCCCCGGTTACTCTTTCCCACGACAGGACACAGATGATGACTTCACCATCACCGTCAATGATCACGTGTCCTTTGGGGACATGAAGGATGCAGCAAATTCAAATCCTCAGAATGCAATGCACACAAATCCTGTGAAAGGATTTGTGTGCACTGTCCGAAAATTTCATCCCGGAACATACAAAGTAACAGTCTTGAAGCTGTTTGAATACCCAGATAAAAACTTTGGTGAAGGAGACCCTCTGGTGATCTTCCATCATGAGAAGATTGACCCTAAGCAGATTGGCTTGCAGGTCATCCGCCTTTGCCAGGATTACTGTGACTACCATCAAGGAATGATCAACTACATCAATCGATATGACTGGTGTCACTGGAGGAACTGGGGGGCTTGGGATGATTTCAACAAAGTTAACGAACGAAAGCTGATCATCAGAGGAGATCCTGAACCTGCGCCAGAGGAtgaaagtaaagaaggagagaagaaagacgaaggcaACCCCTTCTTTGATGAGCAGCTCAATACTTTCAAGCCAGAGAGAGCAAGCACTGTGTTCTTCACCCGGTCAGAGAATGCAGAGCAGTTGGAGGAGAGCCTAAAATTGGGACAGTTCAGACGGTCAGAGATCATACCGGAACTCTTCACTATTCACAATGAAAATGGTACAATATCACTAGCCGTGGACTACGGTGCACTGAGTGATGCAGAGTACCTCTATGCAAAAGTGTTTCAGGATATGGCTTCAGAGGACTATTTTGCTCTTGTGGTGAATGGCAGCCTGGGTGTGCTGGATAGTAATGGTGGATTGCCTCCCTTCAAACCCGAGAGCATAAGTGAGATTTACCAACAGTATGGATTCACCACAGTGTCTGAAAATAGCCTAAAGTTCAACATGGCTGAATTCATGCATTAA